The Cottoperca gobio chromosome 6, fCotGob3.1, whole genome shotgun sequence genome has a segment encoding these proteins:
- the bcar1 gene encoding LOW QUALITY PROTEIN: breast cancer anti-estrogen resistance protein 1 (The sequence of the model RefSeq protein was modified relative to this genomic sequence to represent the inferred CDS: deleted 1 base in 1 codon), whose protein sequence is MNYLNVLAKALFDNVAESPDELSFRKGDIMTVLERDTQGLDGWWLCSLHGRQGIVPGNRLKILVGMYDSKQQAIPSTPEPATSCPSSQVQRPLPPLSAYAKPTPATSSATSSSGYPKKPLSSTQYTSMHPAYSSPSPAQPSLDSVYMMPPSHGPKPSPQSLYQVPSGPGGLPPGPPSKAPALAQRQYRSTGQGGGTGGGQDVYQVPPSLEKRNWESSNKQLGKVVVPTRVGQVYVYDTVKADQDEYDIPPRHQPPTHHDIYDVPPTRQQYNTQVYDTPPMVVKGPSSGHDIYDTPAGTDKNTQQTVYDFPPSVSKDVPDAQPIREETYDVPPHFAKLKPVPVLPGQYLHNNLNDDDEPPIPEDVYDVPPPILTDKHYRTDRGGVSQAHQDIYDIPASLRTGGHTSQDVYDFPREREEKGGERGENNVYDVPPQVVRDAQSTSEELSLSFKRLSASSTGSTRSNHSASSLDMVPVRDTSSSLPGSAPGKPLILDLEQAMERLSRLQQAVESSVSLMMSFITGNWRSPAQLEGNLPAIHQAADRVRSTVRDFLEFARGAVANSAQATDRSLQTKLFRQVGKMEEVFQSLIQHSQSLDAVSWSHTALSAPPPGGDDLDRLIMTARGIPDDAKQLASFLHGNASLLFKRNNRLQQQLPLPPIPGENSGHMTGSGSGSYQGGEKVNIQSRPLPSPPKFSAAEEEEGVDRPYESTEEGWMEDYDYVHLQGKEEFEKNQKQLLEKGNIIRHKTQMEQQQIKQFERLEQEVSRPINNDMTGWVPPPTPPPANQQAQNGSGGPSSSSKLCHGDRQLLLFYQEQCEQNVTTVTNAIDAFFTAVNSNQPPKIFVAHSKFVILSAHKLVFIGDTLSRQAKSPDVRARVTQSSNTLCEKLKDIVISTKTAALQYPSPGAAREMTERVRELAGCTQHFRMVLGQLLVM, encoded by the exons AACGTGTTGGCCAAGGCGTTGTTCGACAATGTGGCCGAGTCTCCGGACGAGCTGTCCTTCCGTAAGGGTGACATCATGACGGTGTTGGAGCGTGACACGCAGGGTTTGGACGGCTGGTGGCTCTGCTCCCTCCACGGTCGCCAAGGCATCGTCCCCGGCAACCGTCTCAAGATCCTGGTCGGCATGTATGACAGCAAGCAACAAGCCATTCCTTCCACGCCAGAGCCAGCCACTTCCTGTCCCTCCTCCCAGGTGCAGAGACCCCTCCCCCCCCTAAGCGCCTACGCCAAACCAACACCTGCTACGTCATCTGCTACATCCTCCTCTGGGTATCCCAAAAAGCCCCTCTCCTCAACTCAGTACACATCTATGCATCCGGCCTACTCCTCCCCCAGCCCGGCACAGCCCAGCCTTGACTCTGTCTACATGATGCCCCCCTCCCATGGCCCCAAACCAAGTCCACAAAGTCTGTACCAGGTCCCCTCTGGCCCAGGCGGACTCCCTCCCGGACCCCCCAGCAAGGCCCCAGCTCTCGCCCAGAGACAGTACCGCAGTACTGGGCAGGGCGGGGGGACGGGAGGTGGGCAGGATGTGTACCAGGTGCCCCCCTCCCTGGAGAAGAGGAACTGGGAGAGCAGCAACAAGCAACTGGGCAAG GTGGTAGTTCCTACTCGGGTCGGACAGGTGTATGTGTACGACACAGTGAAAGCAGACCAGGACGAGTACGACATCCCACCAAGACATCAGCCTCCCACCCATCATGACATTTACGACGTGCCGCCCACCCGCCAGCAGTACAACACACag GTGTATGACACTCCTCCCATGGTGGTGAAGGGACCCTCTAGTGGTCACGATATATATGACACCCCAGCAGGCACAGACAAGAACACACAGCAGACG GTCTATGACTTCCCCCCGTCTGTCAGTAAAGATGTCCCTGatgctcagccaatcagagaggaGACCTATGATGTTCCACCCCACTTTGCCAAACTCAAGCCAGTCCCTGTCCTTCCCGGCCAGTACCTGCACAACAATCTCAATGACGACGATGAGCCGCCGATTCCAGAGGACGTGTATGATGTCCCGCCTCCCATCCTGACTGACAAGCATTATCGCACAGACAGGGGCGGAGTTAGCCAGGCCCACCAGGATATCTACGACATCCCGGCCAGCCTGCGGACCGGAGGTCACACCAGCCAGGATGTCTATGACTTTCCTCGGGAacgagaggagaaaggaggagagaggggagagaacaACGTCTACGACGTGCCACCACAG GTTGTGCGTGATGCCCAGTCCACCAGTGAGGAGCTCAGCTTGTCCTTCAAGCGGCTGTCTGCCTCGAGCACAGGAAGTACGAGGAGCAACCACTCTGCTTCCTCCTTAGACATGGTCCCAGTCCgcgacacctcctcctcacTTCCTGGCTCCGCTCCAGGGAAACCCCTCATCTTGGACCTGGAGCAGGCCATGGAGCGTCTGTCTCGCCTCCAGCAAGCTGTTGAGTCCAGCGTCTCCCTCATGATGTCATTCATCACAGGTAACTGGAGAAGCCCTGCTCAACTGGAAGGGAACCTCCCGGCCATTCATCAAGCTGCTGACCGCGTTCGCTCCACTGTCCGGGACTTCCTCGAATTTGCCCGGGGTGCTGTGGCTAACTCCGCCCAGGCCACAGACCGCTCTCTGCAGACCAAGCTGTTCCGTCAGGTggggaagatggaggaggtCTTCCAGAGTTTGATTCAACACAGTCAGAGCTTAGACGCCGTTTCTTGGTCTCACACTGCGCTCTCAGCACCACCACCAGGAGGAGATGACTTAGATCGACTAATCATGACAGCGCGAGGCATCCCCGACGACGCCAAGCAGCTTGCCTCTTTTCTCCACGGAAACGCCTCGCTGCTCTTCAAAAGGAATAAccggctgcagcagcagctaccACTTCCTCCAATCCCAGGGGAGAACAGCGGTCATATGACTGGATCAGGGAGTGGGAGCTATCAGGGAGGGGAGAAGGTGAACATTCAGTCGCGACCCCTCCCCTCTCCGCCAAAGTTTAGcgctgcagaggaagaggaaggtgtGGACAGGCCGTATGAGAGCACAGAGGAAGGCTGGATGGAGGACTACGACTATGTACATttacag GGGAAGGAAGAATTTGAGAAGAACCAAAAACAGCTGCTGGAGAAAGGCAACATCAtcagacacaagacacaaatgGAACAGCAACAG ATCAAACAGTTTGAGCGGCTCGAGCAGGAAGTCAGCCGGCCAATCAACAACGACATGACGGGCTGGGTCCCGCCCCCCACTCCA CCTCCGGCCAACCAGCAGGCCCAGAACGGCTCTGGaggcccctcctcctcctccaagcTGTGCCATGGCGACCGgcagctcctcctcttctaccAGGAGCAATGTGAGCAGAACGTCACCACGGTGACCAACGCCATAGACGCCTTCTTCACCGCCGTCAACTCCAACCAACCACCCAAGATCTTTGTGGCGCACAGCAAGTTTGTCATCCTCAGCGCGCACAAGCTGGTGTTCATTGGTGACACACTGTCGCGCCAGGCCAAGTCTCCTGATGTCAGGGCCCGGGTGACCCAGAGCAGCAACACGCTCTGCGAAAAACTCAAAGACATTGTGATCAGTACGAAGACAGCTGCGCTTCAGTATCCTTCCCCTGGAGCAGCCAGAGAGATGACTGAGAGGGTGAGGGAGCTGGCAGGCTGCACGCAGCACTTCAGGATGGTGCTGGGGCAGCTGCTGGTGATGTAG